A portion of the Chrysiogenia bacterium genome contains these proteins:
- a CDS encoding DJ-1/PfpI family protein, translating into MNEQGKNTAAICAAPKVLADVGVLKGRKATSYPGVLGSLKPEGVAVTTDAVVKDGPVITSRSVGTAMDFALALVEELEGKDRRDQVEQAMAR; encoded by the coding sequence ATGAACGAGCAGGGCAAGAACACCGCCGCCATCTGCGCCGCCCCCAAGGTGCTCGCCGACGTGGGCGTGCTCAAGGGACGCAAGGCGACGAGCTATCCGGGCGTGCTGGGCTCGCTAAAGCCCGAGGGCGTCGCTGTCACCACCGACGCCGTTGTCAAAGACGGCCCCGTAATTACTTCCCGTAGCGTGGGAACGGCCATGGACTTCGCCCTCGCCCTCGTCGAGGAACTCGAAGGCAAGGATCGGCGCGACCAGGTCGAGCAGGCCATGGCCCGCTAG
- a CDS encoding class I SAM-dependent methyltransferase: MSDPRKTTAAQWDEVWRGTRVPVRPGRINPSVISTRRLLLGALPGTATSIFELGCAPGAWLADLHLRTGLRVGGCDLSPEGVAWTRRNFEALGVVGEVFETDVFELSPEKHGAHDLVYSLGLVEHFSDTRAVVEAHAAITRPGGIVIVSVPNLQGLSGRPYYRADPNVEKTHEVMTAERLEEAARSAGLEPIHAGYGGPFSAYVLLDRMRGRTKRLLTYGACTVAAALSYPLHSRQVSGQVRLIARKSAD, encoded by the coding sequence GTGAGCGATCCCCGCAAGACCACCGCCGCCCAATGGGACGAGGTCTGGCGCGGCACCAGGGTGCCGGTGCGCCCCGGGCGCATCAATCCCTCCGTCATCTCCACGCGGCGCCTGCTGCTCGGCGCGCTTCCCGGCACTGCAACCAGCATCTTCGAGCTGGGCTGCGCGCCCGGCGCGTGGCTGGCCGACCTGCACCTTCGCACCGGACTCCGGGTCGGCGGGTGCGACCTCTCGCCCGAGGGAGTTGCGTGGACCCGGCGCAACTTCGAGGCCCTCGGCGTCGTGGGCGAGGTCTTCGAGACCGATGTGTTCGAGCTCAGTCCTGAAAAACATGGCGCGCACGACCTGGTCTATTCGCTCGGGCTCGTCGAACATTTCTCCGACACCCGCGCGGTTGTCGAAGCCCATGCGGCCATCACCCGCCCGGGCGGCATCGTCATTGTCAGCGTCCCCAACCTGCAGGGGCTCTCGGGCAGGCCCTACTACCGCGCCGACCCGAACGTGGAGAAAACCCACGAGGTGATGACGGCGGAGCGACTCGAAGAGGCGGCCCGTTCCGCCGGGCTCGAACCGATCCACGCGGGCTACGGCGGGCCTTTTTCGGCCTACGTGCTGCTCGACCGGATGCGCGGGCGCACAAAGCGACTGCTCACCTACGGTGCCTGCACTGTGGCAGCGGCGCTGAGCTATCCCCTGCACAGCCGCCAGGTCAGCGGGCAGGTGCGCCTGATTGCGCGCAAGAGCGCCGATTGA